The DNA segment AAGGGTTGGCGGACATGGGAACGGGGTGCCTCGAATTGCCGGGAGCGCTGCGCGCAATGGCGGGCATTCTACGTCGCTGGCAGCCTTGCGCGAAGGTTTTCTCGATGGGCGTGGCTCAGTCGAGGATCACCAAGCGGTTAGGCAATTCGTTGCGGCTATGGGTGGCCGGCAGCTGGCGGCTGAGCAGCTCACCGCAAGCATCGATGCATTCGACGAAGCCCTGCAAGGTCCGGCCCTGGCGCACCTGCTCGGTGAAACGGGCGACCAGCACGGCCCTAGCCTGGCCGTCCAGATGCTGTTCGATGCCTTTGTCAGCCAGGATCGCCACATAGTGCTCGGCCTCGCTGACGAAGATCAGCACGCCAGTAGCGCCAGCGGTACGCTGCAGGTTCAACTCGCGAAACTGCTGGCGCGCCAGGCCCGAGGCACGCCGATGGCGCAGCAGACGCG comes from the Pseudomonas urmiensis genome and includes:
- a CDS encoding TPM domain-containing protein, yielding MTVFNQYEQRQIAEAIARAERRTDAELVTVLARRADDYAYLPLFWAALLALVIPAVLHLLINWPSLRALLVAQVVLFIGLCLLLRNARLASLVTPRLLRHRRASGLARQQFRELNLQRTAGATGVLIFVSEAEHYVAILADKGIEQHLDGQARAVLVARFTEQVRQGRTLQGFVECIDACGELLSRQLPATHSRNELPNRLVILD